From Afipia carboxidovorans OM5, one genomic window encodes:
- a CDS encoding electron transfer flavoprotein-ubiquinone oxidoreductase, producing the protein MNDELQSHEAEPRESMEFDVVIVGAGPAGLSAAIRLKQIEPELSVVVIEKGSEVGAHILSGAVIDPASLDDLLPEWREEDNCPLKTRVTEDQFYWMTGGGAVKLPNVFMPPLMNNHHCYIGSLGDLCRWLGARAEALGVEIYPGFAGAEIVYGEAGEVRGVATGDMGVARDGSHKASFTRGMELLGKYTLFAEGARGSLTKQLIAHYSLAQDREPPKFGIGLKEVWQIDKAKHQAGLVRHSFGWPLDSKTGGGSFLYHYGEDLVSIGFVVHLNYDDPYLSPFEEFQRFKTHASVAPMLEGGKRLSYGARAITEGGYQSVPKLSFPGGALIGCAAGFVNVPRIKGVHNAMRSGMIAARHVVEALADGRANDELAAYEEGWRLSSVGRDLYRVRNVKPLWSRYGTVLGVALGGLDMWMQTLLGLSLFGTLGHGKPDSATLRPASACKLRPVQKPDGKLTFDRLSSVFLSNTNHEEDQPIHLKVRDMALQKSSEHDVFAGPSNRYCPAGVYEWLDEPDGPRFQINAQNCVHCKTCDIKDPNENIVWVPPEGGGGPNYQGM; encoded by the coding sequence ATGAACGACGAGTTGCAGTCCCACGAAGCCGAGCCCCGTGAGTCCATGGAGTTCGATGTCGTCATTGTGGGAGCAGGCCCCGCGGGGCTCTCTGCCGCGATTCGCCTGAAGCAGATCGAGCCCGAGCTCAGCGTGGTGGTGATCGAGAAGGGCTCCGAGGTCGGCGCGCATATTCTGTCGGGTGCGGTAATCGATCCGGCCTCGCTCGACGATCTCCTTCCCGAATGGCGCGAGGAGGATAACTGCCCGCTCAAGACCCGCGTCACCGAGGATCAGTTTTACTGGATGACCGGCGGCGGGGCGGTGAAGCTACCGAATGTCTTTATGCCGCCGCTGATGAACAACCATCATTGCTACATCGGCTCGCTTGGCGATCTATGCCGCTGGCTCGGTGCGCGTGCCGAGGCGCTCGGCGTCGAGATCTATCCGGGCTTCGCCGGGGCGGAGATCGTGTATGGCGAGGCGGGTGAGGTGCGCGGCGTTGCGACAGGCGATATGGGCGTTGCGCGCGACGGCTCGCACAAGGCGTCTTTCACGCGCGGCATGGAATTGCTCGGCAAGTATACGCTGTTCGCCGAGGGTGCGCGCGGCAGCCTGACGAAGCAGTTGATCGCGCATTACAGCCTTGCGCAGGATCGTGAGCCGCCGAAATTCGGAATCGGGCTCAAGGAAGTCTGGCAGATTGACAAGGCGAAGCATCAAGCGGGCCTTGTCCGCCATTCGTTCGGCTGGCCGCTCGATAGCAAAACCGGTGGCGGCTCGTTCCTCTATCACTACGGCGAGGACCTCGTTTCCATCGGTTTCGTAGTGCATCTCAATTACGATGATCCTTATCTGTCACCGTTCGAGGAATTCCAGCGCTTCAAGACCCACGCTTCGGTTGCACCGATGTTGGAAGGCGGCAAGCGGTTGTCCTACGGCGCGCGCGCGATCACCGAGGGCGGCTATCAGTCGGTGCCGAAGCTGTCGTTTCCGGGCGGCGCGCTGATCGGCTGTGCCGCTGGTTTCGTCAACGTGCCGCGCATCAAAGGTGTTCACAACGCGATGCGCAGCGGCATGATCGCCGCGCGTCATGTCGTGGAGGCGCTCGCCGACGGGCGCGCCAACGATGAGCTTGCGGCTTATGAAGAGGGCTGGCGGTTATCCTCGGTCGGGCGCGACCTCTATCGCGTGCGCAACGTCAAGCCGTTGTGGTCGCGATACGGCACGGTGCTCGGCGTGGCGCTCGGCGGTCTCGACATGTGGATGCAGACGCTGCTCGGCCTGTCTCTGTTCGGCACGCTGGGTCACGGAAAGCCCGACAGTGCCACGTTGCGGCCCGCGAGCGCCTGCAAGCTTCGCCCCGTGCAGAAGCCGGATGGCAAGCTCACCTTCGATCGGCTGTCGTCGGTGTTTCTCTCGAACACCAATCACGAGGAGGATCAGCCGATCCACCTCAAGGTGCGCGACATGGCGCTGCAGAAATCGTCCGAGCACGATGTCTTCGCCGGGCCATCGAACCGCTATTGTCCGGCGGGCGTCTATGAATGGCTCGATGAGCCGGACGGTCCCCGTTTTCAGATCAACGCGCAGAACTGCGTTCACTGCAAAACCTGCGACATCAAGGACCCGAACGAAAATATCGTGTGGGTGCCGCCGGAAGGTGGCGGCGGTCCGAACTATCAGGGCATGTGA
- a CDS encoding sulfite exporter TauE/SafE family protein — MDDVASFGLTAFILFGAYTLFGITGFGQSLVAMPLLAMIGSLKFFVPLMTLLDTVFVLWNMAKFRKQANYGELRVLLPPTIIGMLGGATILLTAPERLLLLALGVLICGYGLYRLLGPKGRAQINRWLAIPLGLVAGAISMTFGTGGPIFVAYLSSRIWDKGELRATILNVIVVTTTLRIIIFGASGLYANAHIWWWWLFALPACFAGVKLGHHLHDRLKSESLLFMIYIILIVSGAALIVKNI, encoded by the coding sequence ATGGATGACGTCGCTTCATTTGGTCTGACGGCATTCATCCTGTTCGGCGCTTATACGCTGTTCGGCATTACCGGTTTCGGCCAGAGTCTTGTTGCGATGCCGCTCCTTGCGATGATCGGATCGCTCAAGTTTTTCGTGCCGCTGATGACGCTGCTCGATACCGTGTTCGTGCTGTGGAACATGGCGAAGTTCCGCAAGCAGGCGAACTACGGCGAGCTTCGCGTGCTGTTGCCGCCGACCATTATCGGCATGCTCGGCGGCGCGACGATCCTGCTGACAGCTCCGGAACGGTTGCTGCTCCTCGCGCTCGGCGTCCTCATCTGCGGGTATGGCCTCTATCGTCTGCTCGGGCCCAAGGGCAGGGCGCAGATCAATCGATGGCTTGCGATTCCGCTCGGCCTCGTCGCAGGCGCGATCTCGATGACGTTCGGAACCGGCGGCCCGATTTTCGTGGCTTATCTTTCCAGCCGGATCTGGGACAAGGGCGAACTGCGCGCCACCATCCTGAATGTGATCGTGGTGACGACGACGCTGCGGATCATCATTTTCGGTGCGAGCGGCCTCTATGCGAATGCGCACATCTGGTGGTGGTGGCTGTTCGCGCTGCCAGCCTGCTTCGCCGGCGTGAAGCTTGGCCATCACCTTCACGACAGGTTGAAGAGCGAGAGCCTGCTCTTCATGATCTACATCATCCTGATCGTGTCGGGTGCCGCGCTGATCGTTAAAAACATTTGA
- a CDS encoding tetratricopeptide repeat protein produces MNFQTRSSRAVRIAAVAALVGLAPVAGFAEPTPTIDNGLSSYPTARDLQGLSPAGSYLAARHASADRDAGVAASFYRAALRLNPKNNDLLDRAFISSVADGEMEEAVKLAGKILAIDKTNRVARLVEGVHALKQKKYTAAQQHINQSVRGPITDLVATLLSSYAMQGAGNTSTALANIDKLTGPEWYPIFKNLHAGLIDELANRQKDAGVRFEAAYKLDDTALRIVDAYGRWLSRNKGPTEATALFETFSTKVPRHPMVLDALKDLKAGKKLPAQIDTPQAGAAEALYGIGSSLTRRGGEDLALIYLQLALYLQPTHPLALLSLADLYESVKKPQFAIKVYERMPANSPLKRNAQIQLATDLDSVERTDEAVKILEDVVASDAKDTEALTALGNIQRARKKFDDCSETYTKAIDSSDASKPSWVLFYFRGICEERSKRWPKAEADLKKALELQPEQAHVLNYLGYSWVDKGMNLPEGMAMIRRAVEQRPDDGYIVDSLGWAYYRIGDYDNAVKTLERAIDLKPEDPTINDHLGDAYWRVGRTLEAKYQWTHARDLKPEAEELPKIEEKIANGLPDLPPGEAAASVDKKKDDKGG; encoded by the coding sequence GTGAATTTCCAAACTCGTTCTTCTCGCGCGGTGCGGATTGCCGCGGTTGCGGCGCTCGTCGGCCTCGCGCCGGTTGCAGGCTTCGCCGAGCCGACGCCCACGATCGACAACGGCCTGTCGAGCTATCCGACGGCGCGGGACCTGCAGGGATTGAGCCCGGCGGGCAGCTATCTCGCCGCACGTCATGCGAGCGCGGATCGCGACGCCGGGGTGGCCGCCTCGTTCTATCGCGCGGCACTGCGCCTCAATCCGAAGAACAACGATCTTCTCGATCGCGCCTTCATCTCCTCGGTCGCCGATGGCGAGATGGAAGAGGCGGTCAAGCTCGCCGGCAAAATTCTCGCGATCGACAAGACGAACCGCGTTGCGCGCCTTGTCGAAGGCGTTCACGCGCTGAAGCAGAAGAAATACACGGCGGCGCAGCAGCACATCAACCAGTCGGTGCGGGGGCCGATCACCGATCTCGTGGCGACGCTTTTGTCGAGCTATGCGATGCAGGGGGCGGGCAACACGTCTACCGCGCTTGCCAACATCGACAAGCTCACCGGCCCCGAATGGTACCCGATCTTCAAGAACCTGCATGCCGGCCTGATCGACGAGCTTGCCAACCGGCAGAAGGATGCGGGCGTCCGCTTTGAGGCGGCCTACAAGCTCGATGACACCGCGCTGCGGATTGTCGATGCCTATGGCCGCTGGTTGTCGCGCAACAAGGGCCCGACGGAAGCAACTGCATTGTTCGAGACCTTCAGCACCAAGGTGCCGCGCCATCCGATGGTGCTCGATGCGTTGAAGGATTTGAAGGCGGGCAAGAAGCTGCCGGCGCAGATCGATACGCCGCAGGCCGGTGCTGCCGAGGCGCTCTATGGCATCGGCTCGTCGCTGACGCGGCGCGGCGGCGAAGACCTCGCGCTCATCTACTTGCAGCTTGCGCTCTATCTGCAGCCCACGCACCCGCTGGCGCTGCTGTCGCTTGCCGATCTCTATGAGTCAGTGAAGAAGCCGCAATTCGCGATCAAGGTGTACGAGCGTATGCCGGCAAACTCGCCGCTGAAGCGCAATGCGCAGATTCAGCTTGCGACCGATCTCGATAGCGTCGAGCGCACCGACGAAGCGGTGAAGATTCTCGAGGATGTCGTGGCGAGCGATGCCAAGGACACCGAGGCGCTGACGGCGCTCGGCAACATCCAGCGCGCGCGCAAGAAGTTCGACGATTGCAGCGAGACCTATACCAAGGCGATCGATTCATCCGATGCGTCAAAGCCGAGCTGGGTGCTGTTCTATTTCCGCGGCATCTGCGAGGAGCGCTCCAAGCGCTGGCCGAAAGCTGAGGCCGACCTGAAGAAGGCATTGGAGCTGCAACCCGAGCAGGCGCACGTTCTGAACTATCTCGGCTATTCGTGGGTCGATAAGGGCATGAATCTGCCCGAGGGCATGGCGATGATCCGCCGCGCGGTCGAGCAGCGCCCTGACGATGGCTACATCGTCGATTCGCTCGGCTGGGCTTATTATCGCATCGGCGACTACGACAACGCGGTGAAGACGCTCGAGCGCGCCATCGATCTCAAACCGGAAGACCCGACCATCAACGACCATCTCGGCGATGCTTATTGGCGTGTCGGCCGGACGCTCGAGGCGAAGTATCAGTGGACGCATGCGCGCGATCTGAAGCCCGAGGCGGAGGAATTGCCGAAGATCGAGGAGAAGATCGCGAACGGCCTGCCGGACCTGCCGCCCGGCGAGGCTGCGGCATCCGTGGACAAGAAGAAGGACGACAAGGGCGGCTAG
- a CDS encoding 4-(cytidine 5'-diphospho)-2-C-methyl-D-erythritol kinase: MGELTDIARAKVNLTLRVLGRRPDGYHDLYSIVAFADCADRLTLDPHRDLGLTVTGPGAAVCGEGDDNLVIRAARHLAERVPGLRLGHFTLDKHLPVAAGIGGGSADAAAALRLLAKINGLATDDPRLVETARATGADVPVCVPSHACVMSGVGENLTILDLPPLACVLVNPRVAVATKDVFAGLGLRAGELRVGVGEMIEAVTLPKDGASASDWITQLAMGVNHLEAPALRVEPVIGEVLAALRAHEGVRFARMSGSGATCFAVYDDVATAKEIAGHVAQAHPQWWVHAGVLS, from the coding sequence ATGGGTGAGCTGACCGATATCGCGCGGGCCAAGGTCAATTTGACGCTGCGTGTGTTGGGCCGCCGCCCGGACGGCTATCACGATCTCTACAGCATCGTTGCGTTCGCCGATTGCGCAGATCGCCTGACGCTCGATCCGCATCGCGATCTCGGCCTCACTGTCACCGGCCCCGGCGCCGCTGTCTGTGGCGAGGGCGACGATAACCTCGTCATCCGTGCTGCGCGTCATCTCGCCGAACGCGTGCCGGGCTTGCGGCTCGGCCACTTCACGCTCGACAAGCATCTGCCGGTGGCGGCGGGCATCGGTGGCGGCTCGGCCGACGCCGCGGCGGCGCTGCGGCTGCTGGCAAAGATCAACGGCCTCGCAACCGATGATCCGCGGCTGGTCGAGACGGCACGTGCGACCGGTGCCGACGTGCCGGTGTGCGTGCCCTCGCATGCCTGCGTGATGAGCGGGGTCGGCGAAAATCTGACGATACTCGATCTGCCGCCGCTCGCGTGCGTTCTGGTCAATCCGCGGGTTGCGGTGGCGACCAAGGACGTCTTCGCGGGGCTTGGGCTTCGTGCCGGCGAGTTGCGGGTCGGCGTCGGCGAGATGATCGAGGCGGTGACGCTGCCCAAGGATGGAGCCTCGGCTAGTGATTGGATCACGCAGCTTGCGATGGGCGTCAACCATCTGGAAGCGCCGGCGCTACGCGTCGAGCCGGTGATCGGCGAGGTTCTGGCTGCGCTGCGCGCACACGAGGGTGTGCGGTTTGCGCGGATGTCGGGCTCGGGGGCGACTTGTTTTGCAGTCTATGATGACGTTGCGACCGCGAAAGAGATCGCAGGTCATGTCGCGCAGGCCCATCCGCAATGGTGGGTCCACGCCGGGGTGTTGAGCTAG
- a CDS encoding polyprenyl synthetase family protein, translating to MAVIVPFESHSTPSIDRLVSLVADDMAGVNTTILARTGSEVTMIPEVANHLISSGGKRLRPMLTLAMAQLAGYVGDGHIKLAAAVEFMHTATLLHDDVVDESELRRGKLSARMLWGNEASVLVGDFLLGQAFRMMVEVGSLRALDILSSAAATIAEGEVMQLAAAKNTATTEDEYLAVIRGKTAELFAAACEVGPVIAERPKAEQTACRAVGMNLGIAFQLVDDVLDYGGTAAKLGKNVGDDFREGKITLPVVLAFRRGNDVERDFWIRTLERGEVADADLDHAIGLMAKHRALEDTMQRAEHYGAKAVDALALFPSSPMKSALEQVVAFCLARSN from the coding sequence GTGGCCGTTATCGTACCTTTTGAGAGTCATTCCACCCCCTCGATCGACCGGCTTGTTTCGCTTGTGGCGGACGATATGGCAGGGGTCAATACGACCATTCTGGCGCGGACCGGGTCTGAAGTCACCATGATCCCGGAGGTCGCGAACCACCTGATCTCCTCGGGCGGCAAACGGCTGCGGCCGATGCTGACGCTCGCGATGGCGCAGCTCGCGGGCTATGTCGGCGACGGCCACATCAAGCTCGCCGCCGCAGTTGAATTCATGCACACTGCAACGCTGCTGCACGACGACGTCGTCGACGAGAGCGAACTGCGCCGCGGCAAGCTGTCAGCGCGGATGCTGTGGGGCAACGAGGCGAGCGTACTCGTCGGTGATTTCCTGCTCGGCCAGGCCTTCCGGATGATGGTCGAGGTCGGATCGCTGCGCGCGCTCGATATCCTGTCGTCGGCCGCTGCTACTATTGCCGAAGGCGAGGTAATGCAGCTTGCCGCCGCGAAGAACACCGCAACCACCGAGGACGAATATCTTGCGGTGATCCGCGGCAAGACAGCAGAACTGTTTGCCGCCGCCTGCGAGGTGGGCCCGGTGATTGCTGAGCGGCCGAAGGCTGAGCAGACCGCCTGCCGCGCGGTCGGCATGAATCTCGGCATCGCCTTCCAGCTTGTCGATGACGTGCTCGACTATGGCGGCACCGCCGCAAAGCTCGGCAAGAACGTCGGCGACGATTTCCGCGAAGGCAAGATCACGCTGCCGGTCGTTCTCGCCTTCCGCCGCGGCAACGATGTCGAGCGCGACTTCTGGATCAGGACGCTTGAGCGCGGCGAGGTTGCGGACGCCGATCTCGACCATGCTATCGGCTTGATGGCCAAGCATCGTGCACTTGAAGATACCATGCAGCGCGCGGAGCATTACGGCGCGAAGGCCGTCGACGCGCTGGCGCTGTTTCCATCCTCGCCGATGAAGAGCGCGCTCGAACAGGTCGTGGCGTTCTGCCTCGCCCGCTCGAACTAA
- a CDS encoding DUF2007 domain-containing protein, which yields MREILRTNDMVLVSAVGALLDGANIKHVLLDGNMSVLEGSAGAIPRRMLVSDDDDAAARQLLTEAGLGHELRDAR from the coding sequence TTGCGCGAGATTTTGCGGACAAACGATATGGTTCTGGTGTCGGCTGTGGGTGCGCTGCTCGATGGGGCGAACATCAAGCACGTGCTGCTCGACGGCAATATGAGCGTCCTCGAAGGTTCGGCCGGTGCCATTCCCCGCCGGATGCTCGTGAGCGACGACGACGATGCCGCCGCTCGCCAATTGCTGACCGAGGCCGGGCTGGGGCACGAATTGCGCGATGCCCGCTGA
- a CDS encoding tRNA1(Val) (adenine(37)-N6)-methyltransferase: MPADPAAAADFTEDAFLAGRLSLRQPRRGHRAGHDAILLAAAVRAQAGARVVEFGAGAGAAGLALAWRVNGIDLTLIDINPALVDLAQANATANNIVARAVVLDLGAPPAQFAEAGLPPDCADHVLMNPPFHAAERHRASPDAARRTAHLDEGEVLDVWVGAARRVLKSGGTLTLIWRADELDRVLAALRRGFGGIEIVPVYPKPEGAAIRILVRAVKGSRAPLHLCAGLVLNDVAGNPSAEAKSILEGAALGSGADQTPRDVPEK, from the coding sequence ATGCCCGCTGATCCGGCCGCTGCCGCCGATTTCACCGAGGATGCCTTTCTCGCGGGGCGGCTCTCGCTTCGCCAGCCGAGGCGCGGCCATCGCGCGGGCCATGATGCGATCCTGCTTGCGGCCGCCGTTCGGGCGCAGGCTGGCGCACGTGTTGTCGAATTCGGCGCGGGCGCGGGAGCGGCGGGGCTCGCGTTGGCATGGCGGGTGAATGGCATCGATCTCACCCTGATCGATATCAATCCCGCGCTCGTTGATCTCGCGCAAGCCAATGCGACTGCGAACAACATCGTGGCGCGAGCCGTGGTTCTCGATCTTGGCGCGCCGCCCGCACAATTTGCGGAAGCCGGGCTGCCGCCGGATTGCGCCGACCATGTGCTGATGAATCCACCCTTTCATGCAGCGGAACGGCATCGCGCCTCGCCCGATGCGGCGCGGCGGACGGCGCATCTCGATGAGGGCGAGGTGCTCGATGTCTGGGTTGGAGCCGCGCGCCGCGTTCTGAAATCCGGCGGCACGCTGACGCTGATCTGGCGCGCCGATGAGCTTGACCGGGTGCTCGCGGCGCTTCGCCGCGGTTTCGGCGGGATCGAGATTGTTCCGGTCTATCCAAAGCCCGAAGGCGCGGCGATCCGGATTCTGGTGCGGGCAGTCAAGGGAAGCCGGGCGCCGCTTCACCTGTGCGCCGGCCTTGTGCTGAACGATGTTGCGGGAAATCCATCAGCAGAAGCGAAATCAATTCTCGAAGGTGCGGCGCTCGGTTCCGGGGCGGACCAAACGCCGCGTGACGTGCCCGAAAAATAG
- a CDS encoding S49 family peptidase, with product MTFERGDQKVLMSDWTRYLPERFRAPVVPVVRLSGTIGAVTPLRPGLTLAGVSKTLDKAFETKRAQAVALVINSPGGSPVQSRQIYTRIRQLAAAKGIPVLAFVEDVAASGGYMIACAADEIFCDPSSILGSVGVIGGTFGFQDFIKRFGIERRIYTSGEHKSSLDPFLPENPDDVARLKAIQRDIHDDFIALVKRSRGARLKGEEAYLFSGEYWAGNRSIELGLADAIGDLRGVLRARFGETVRMPVIAPKSGLLANLSGRKPGAGAMIAAGLGAGLGDDLISAIEARALWARYGL from the coding sequence ATGACCTTTGAGAGAGGCGATCAAAAAGTGCTGATGAGTGACTGGACCCGCTACCTGCCGGAACGCTTTCGCGCACCGGTCGTTCCCGTGGTCCGCCTTAGCGGCACGATCGGGGCGGTGACGCCGCTGCGTCCGGGGCTCACGCTCGCAGGCGTCAGCAAGACGCTCGACAAGGCCTTCGAGACCAAGCGCGCGCAGGCGGTCGCACTCGTCATCAATTCGCCGGGCGGCTCGCCGGTGCAGTCGCGCCAGATCTACACGCGTATCCGCCAGCTTGCCGCGGCGAAGGGAATTCCGGTGCTGGCTTTCGTCGAGGATGTCGCAGCCTCCGGCGGTTACATGATCGCGTGCGCGGCCGATGAGATTTTCTGCGATCCATCCTCGATCCTGGGATCGGTCGGCGTGATCGGCGGCACCTTCGGCTTTCAGGATTTCATCAAGCGGTTCGGCATCGAGCGCAGGATCTACACCTCGGGCGAGCATAAAAGCAGCCTCGATCCGTTCCTGCCGGAAAACCCGGACGACGTGGCGCGGCTGAAAGCAATCCAGCGCGATATTCACGACGACTTCATCGCCCTTGTGAAACGGAGTCGCGGCGCGCGATTGAAAGGCGAGGAGGCCTATCTGTTCTCCGGCGAATACTGGGCCGGGAACCGTTCGATCGAACTCGGACTTGCCGATGCGATTGGTGATCTGCGCGGCGTGTTGCGTGCGCGGTTTGGCGAGACTGTCCGCATGCCGGTGATCGCACCGAAGAGCGGGCTGCTCGCCAATCTTTCAGGCCGGAAGCCGGGCGCCGGCGCGATGATCGCGGCGGGTCTTGGTGCGGGCCTCGGTGATGATCTGATTTCCGCAATCGAGGCGCGCGCCTTGTGGGCGCGCTACGGACTTTGA
- a CDS encoding glycine--tRNA ligase subunit alpha, whose product MRPEKSFQGLILTLQRYWADYGCIILQPYDMEVGAGTFHPATTLRALGPKRWNAAYVQPSRRPKDGRYGENPNRLQHYYQFQVILKPSPEDIQDLYLKSLAAIGVDAALHDIRFVEDDWESPTLGAWGLGWECWCDGMEVSQFTYFQQVAGVECAPVAGELTYGLERLAMYVQGVDNVYDLNFNGRDGAEKVTYGDVFLQAEQEYSRHNFEHADTAMLFEQFKMAEGACKKYLDAGWASDKKDKHLMALPAYDQCIKASHVFNLLDARGVISVTERQSYILRVRELAKACGEAWIHTEAGGVRG is encoded by the coding sequence ATGCGCCCCGAAAAGTCGTTTCAGGGCCTGATCCTGACATTGCAGCGCTATTGGGCCGATTACGGCTGCATCATCCTGCAGCCCTACGACATGGAGGTCGGTGCAGGCACCTTCCATCCGGCGACGACGTTGCGCGCGCTCGGTCCGAAGCGCTGGAACGCGGCCTATGTGCAGCCTTCGCGCCGCCCCAAGGACGGCCGCTATGGCGAGAATCCGAACCGCCTGCAGCACTACTATCAGTTTCAGGTGATCCTGAAGCCATCGCCTGAAGACATTCAGGACCTCTATCTGAAATCGCTCGCGGCGATCGGCGTCGATGCCGCGCTCCACGACATCCGCTTTGTCGAGGACGATTGGGAGAGCCCGACGCTCGGTGCGTGGGGGCTCGGCTGGGAATGCTGGTGCGACGGCATGGAAGTGTCGCAGTTCACTTACTTCCAGCAGGTCGCGGGCGTCGAATGCGCGCCGGTCGCGGGCGAACTCACTTACGGTCTCGAGCGCTTGGCGATGTATGTGCAGGGCGTCGACAATGTCTACGACCTCAATTTCAACGGCCGCGATGGCGCCGAGAAGGTGACCTATGGCGATGTGTTCCTGCAGGCCGAGCAGGAATATTCGCGGCACAACTTCGAGCACGCCGACACCGCGATGCTGTTCGAGCAATTCAAAATGGCCGAAGGCGCGTGCAAAAAATATCTCGATGCCGGTTGGGCGAGCGACAAGAAGGACAAGCACCTGATGGCGCTGCCGGCCTATGATCAGTGCATCAAGGCAAGCCATGTGTTCAATTTGTTGGACGCGCGCGGCGTGATCTCTGTCACCGAGCGCCAGAGCTACATTCTGCGCGTGCGCGAACTGGCTAAAGCCTGCGGTGAGGCATGGATTCATACCGAAGCGGGTGGGGTGAGGGGATAG
- a CDS encoding endonuclease domain-containing protein: MVRKTVSDFKRRTAKRLRANVTGAEALLWHHLRHLDVQGSHFRRQVAIGPYIADFASLSVKLVIEVDGSQHGTDEGLRRDGERTRWLNDEGYRVLRFWNNDVMNKTTAVLEMIRQAIDATPPRLLLAGDPPPQGEGE, encoded by the coding sequence ATGGTCAGGAAGACTGTCAGCGACTTCAAGCGGCGGACTGCGAAGCGATTACGAGCGAATGTAACGGGTGCAGAGGCGCTCCTTTGGCATCATCTCCGACATCTTGATGTACAGGGGAGTCATTTCAGGCGGCAGGTTGCGATCGGGCCTTACATCGCGGATTTTGCCAGCCTGTCTGTGAAACTGGTTATTGAGGTTGATGGATCGCAGCACGGAACGGACGAAGGTCTACGAAGAGATGGTGAGCGAACGCGCTGGTTGAACGATGAAGGTTACCGCGTGCTTCGATTTTGGAACAATGACGTGATGAACAAGACGACGGCTGTGCTGGAGATGATACGTCAGGCGATCGACGCCACCCCACCCCGCCTGCTTTTGGCAGGCGACCCTCCCCCTCAAGGGGAGGGTGAGTAG